In one Nocardioides sp. NBC_00368 genomic region, the following are encoded:
- a CDS encoding serine/threonine-protein kinase, which produces MTTAPRRLPANQRETVGDYDLISLLGQGGMGRVHLAGHRTSGERVALKVLRTQVVGDEEGRQRLAREVSSLQRVRSRWVAGVVGADPWGEVPWLATRYVPGPTLHDRIINDGPLSREDVEQLASDLAEGIADCHAVGVLHRDIKPANIIMEGRTPILIDFGLARVADDPKITVTGLLIGTPGYLPPEIAVGDPATPASDVHSWASVVAYAATGRPPFGEGNPMKLMDRARRGEHDLEGVPQPLRGLLGQALSPDPADRPTLDEVREWLRTPRRPFVHKPVEQLSLSDRAEREKATTPVTPVALPVGPRHDPRLEKVRRAAIWLGLLAVTVGVIAAFPSVGFLTVLGGAWLIRAATLAAGDLRRWRWYRGRKWHDAPRLLVGAPWRLLRSLPKTFVVGVWGFGFVLAAVLIGYALQLSLEAALGLAGLAFVTALWTGSGRDRLRDPVTAAVHRISARWLPWILGFAVVLTLALFPIQTLAEEGSQFSGGDEPWWVELLGW; this is translated from the coding sequence GTGACGACAGCCCCACGCCGCCTGCCGGCGAACCAACGGGAGACCGTTGGTGACTACGACCTGATCTCGTTGCTGGGACAGGGCGGGATGGGGCGGGTCCACCTGGCCGGCCACCGCACGAGCGGTGAGCGAGTGGCGCTGAAGGTGCTGCGTACGCAGGTCGTGGGTGACGAGGAGGGCCGCCAGCGCCTCGCGCGCGAGGTCTCCTCGCTGCAGCGGGTGCGGAGCCGGTGGGTGGCGGGCGTCGTCGGCGCCGACCCGTGGGGCGAGGTGCCGTGGCTGGCGACGCGCTACGTCCCGGGCCCGACGCTGCACGACAGGATCATCAACGACGGGCCGCTCTCGCGGGAGGACGTCGAGCAGCTGGCCAGCGACCTGGCCGAGGGCATCGCCGACTGCCATGCCGTCGGCGTCCTCCACCGCGACATCAAGCCGGCCAACATCATCATGGAGGGCCGCACCCCGATCCTGATCGACTTCGGGCTCGCCCGCGTCGCCGACGACCCGAAGATCACCGTGACCGGCCTGCTGATCGGCACGCCCGGCTACCTGCCGCCGGAGATCGCGGTGGGCGACCCGGCGACCCCGGCCTCGGACGTGCACTCGTGGGCCTCCGTGGTGGCGTACGCAGCGACCGGCCGCCCACCCTTCGGCGAGGGCAACCCGATGAAGCTCATGGACCGGGCCCGGCGCGGCGAGCACGACCTGGAGGGGGTGCCGCAGCCGCTGCGCGGGCTGCTCGGCCAGGCGCTCTCACCCGACCCCGCCGACCGCCCGACGCTGGACGAGGTCCGCGAGTGGCTGCGTACGCCGCGCCGGCCGTTCGTGCACAAGCCGGTCGAGCAGCTCTCGCTGAGCGACCGGGCCGAGCGGGAGAAGGCCACCACGCCGGTCACTCCGGTCGCCCTGCCGGTGGGCCCGCGACACGACCCCCGGCTGGAGAAGGTGCGCCGAGCGGCCATCTGGCTCGGCCTGCTCGCCGTCACCGTCGGCGTGATCGCCGCGTTCCCGAGCGTCGGCTTCCTGACCGTGCTCGGTGGGGCTTGGCTGATCCGCGCCGCCACCCTGGCCGCCGGTGACCTGCGCCGCTGGCGCTGGTATCGCGGCCGCAAGTGGCACGACGCGCCCCGGCTGCTGGTCGGTGCGCCCTGGCGGCTGCTCCGCTCGCTCCCGAAGACGTTCGTCGTCGGGGTGTGGGGCTTCGGGTTCGTGTTGGCCGCGGTGCTGATCGGCTACGCCCTCCAGCTCTCCCTCGAGGCGGCCCTGGGTCTGGCCGGTCTGGCGTTCGTGACCGCGCTGTGGACCGGCTCCGGCCGCGACCGGCTGCGCGACCCGGTGACCGCCGCGGTCCACCGGATCTCGGCGCGGTGGCTGCCCTGGATCCTCGGGTTCGCCGTGGTCCTCACCCTGGCGCTCTTCCCGATCCAGACCCTCGCCGAGGAGGGCTCGCAGTTCTCCGGCGGCGACGAGCCGTGGTGGGTCGAGCTCCTCGGCTGGTGA
- a CDS encoding GNAT family N-acetyltransferase — MSGPVKQLRLVVEAKDYDEAVAFYRDTLGLPEQAAYSGPGEAHVTILDAGRATLELANPAQHAYIDEVEVGRPVAGHVRVAFEVEDSAGVTSRLVEGGAALVAPPTRTPWESLNARLDGPADVHLSVFQELGEPVLAPDYPITTERLLLRPIDVERDLDDLHAYLSREDVCRYIPAVPKDRDALRESYAAWKRPSVLRREGEVLCLGVEDRDSGRLIGDVVLFWHSKEQRSGEIGYAFNPEFHGQGFATETARALLGLAFDGLGLHRVTARVDERNEASARVIERLGMRKEAVEREAEWFKGEWTTLVHYAMLEDEWR; from the coding sequence ATGAGTGGACCCGTGAAGCAGCTCCGTCTGGTGGTCGAGGCGAAGGACTATGACGAGGCGGTGGCGTTCTACCGCGACACCCTCGGTCTTCCCGAGCAGGCCGCGTACTCCGGCCCGGGTGAGGCCCATGTGACGATCCTCGACGCCGGCCGGGCGACGCTCGAGCTCGCCAACCCCGCCCAGCACGCCTACATCGACGAGGTCGAGGTCGGGCGCCCGGTGGCCGGGCACGTACGCGTGGCGTTCGAGGTCGAGGACTCCGCGGGCGTCACCTCCCGGCTGGTGGAGGGTGGCGCCGCGCTGGTTGCGCCGCCGACCCGCACCCCGTGGGAGTCGCTCAACGCACGCCTCGACGGGCCCGCCGACGTGCACCTGAGCGTCTTCCAGGAGCTGGGCGAGCCGGTGCTGGCGCCGGACTATCCGATCACCACCGAGCGGCTCCTGCTGCGACCGATCGACGTCGAGCGCGACCTCGACGACCTGCACGCCTATCTGTCTCGGGAGGATGTGTGCCGTTACATCCCGGCGGTGCCGAAGGACCGCGATGCGCTGCGCGAGTCCTATGCGGCGTGGAAGCGACCCTCGGTGCTGCGCCGGGAGGGTGAGGTGCTCTGCCTCGGCGTCGAAGACCGGGACAGCGGGCGGCTGATCGGCGACGTCGTGCTCTTCTGGCACAGCAAGGAGCAGCGGTCGGGAGAGATCGGCTACGCCTTCAACCCCGAGTTCCACGGGCAGGGGTTCGCCACCGAGACCGCCCGGGCGCTGCTGGGCCTGGCCTTCGACGGGCTCGGCCTGCACCGGGTGACCGCCCGGGTCGACGAGCGCAACGAGGCCTCCGCGCGGGTGATCGAGCGGCTCGGGATGCGCAAGGAGGCCGTCGAGCGGGAGGCCGAGTGGTTCAAGGGGGAGTGGACGACATTGGTGCACTACGCGATGCTCGAGGACGAGTGGCGTTAG
- a CDS encoding TetR/AcrR family transcriptional regulator C-terminal domain-containing protein, giving the protein MRYRREDVVARALEVLDDYGLADLTMRRLGTELGVRPSALYHHFANKQSLLAAVADEILLRGRHEQTGAWDVRVTGVCTDLRDSLLAYRDGAEVVATVWAFGLGATQPYDDLVAALTDGGLGDLAPTAARTLLHFVYGHAVDEQTHLQAAAAGAIEDDVRDTDDFVTGLGLIAAGISMAKAVREASADR; this is encoded by the coding sequence ATGCGATACCGCCGTGAGGACGTCGTCGCCCGCGCGTTGGAGGTCCTCGACGACTACGGTCTCGCCGACCTGACCATGCGCCGCCTCGGCACCGAGCTCGGCGTACGTCCCAGCGCGCTCTACCACCACTTCGCCAACAAGCAGTCCCTGCTGGCCGCGGTGGCCGACGAGATCCTGCTCAGGGGGCGTCACGAGCAGACGGGAGCCTGGGACGTACGCGTCACCGGCGTCTGCACCGACCTGCGCGACTCGCTGCTGGCCTACCGTGACGGCGCCGAGGTCGTCGCCACCGTGTGGGCCTTCGGGCTCGGCGCGACCCAGCCCTACGACGACCTCGTCGCGGCGCTGACCGACGGTGGCCTCGGCGACCTCGCTCCGACCGCCGCCCGCACCCTGCTCCACTTCGTCTACGGCCACGCCGTGGATGAGCAGACCCACCTCCAGGCGGCCGCCGCGGGCGCCATCGAGGACGACGTACGCGACACCGACGACTTCGTCACCGGCCTCGGCCTCATCGCCGCCGGCATCTCGATGGCCAAGGCCGTCCGCGAGGCCTCGGCCGACCGCTGA
- the cimA gene encoding citramalate synthase gives MEFHVYDTTLRDGAQQEGLNLSVADKLAIARHLDGLGVGFIEGGWPGANPKDTEFFRRAVDELDLKHARLAAFGSTRRAGVKAADDPQVAALRDSGASVVTLVAKSHDRHVELALRTTLEENLAMIRDTVSHLREEGQQVFLDAEHFFDGYRANRDYALEVLKTAYEAGAEVVALCDTNGGMLPSWVADVVHDVREHTHGAVGIHCHNDTGCAVANSLAAVDAGAMHVQGCINGYGERTGNADLVSVVANLQLKLGREVLPTGFLSEATRVAHAVAEVTNVPPAGRQPYVGASAFTHKAGLHASAIKVDPDLYQHMDPAGVGNDMRLLVSDMAGRASIELKGRELGYDLSDDRDLVTRVTDRVKALEEQGYTFEAADASFELLLIEEVDGVRPSFFDVESWRVISEARGGGPETASTTEAIVKIHADGVRHVSTGEGNGPVNALDQALRAAITRAFPVVADFDLIDFKVRIFDQGHGTDAKTRVLIETSDGVTSWTTVGVGSNVIEASWEALVDGLTFGLRRHVGETTPAEAAVTE, from the coding sequence ATGGAATTCCACGTCTACGACACCACTCTGCGCGACGGTGCGCAGCAGGAGGGCCTCAATCTCAGCGTCGCCGACAAGCTCGCGATCGCCCGGCACCTCGACGGCCTGGGCGTCGGGTTCATCGAGGGTGGCTGGCCTGGCGCGAACCCGAAGGACACCGAGTTCTTCCGCCGAGCCGTCGATGAGCTCGACCTCAAGCACGCGCGGCTGGCGGCCTTCGGGTCGACCCGAAGGGCCGGGGTCAAGGCGGCCGATGACCCCCAGGTGGCGGCTCTCCGGGACTCCGGAGCGAGCGTCGTGACCCTGGTCGCGAAGTCGCACGACCGCCACGTCGAGCTGGCGCTGCGCACCACGCTCGAGGAGAACCTCGCGATGATCCGCGACACCGTCTCCCACCTGCGCGAGGAGGGCCAGCAGGTCTTCCTCGACGCCGAGCACTTCTTCGACGGCTACCGGGCCAACCGCGACTACGCGCTGGAGGTCCTCAAGACGGCCTACGAGGCGGGTGCCGAGGTGGTCGCACTGTGCGACACCAACGGCGGGATGCTTCCGTCCTGGGTCGCCGACGTCGTCCACGACGTCCGCGAGCACACCCATGGAGCGGTCGGGATCCACTGCCACAACGACACCGGGTGCGCCGTCGCCAACTCGCTGGCCGCCGTGGATGCCGGCGCGATGCACGTCCAGGGCTGCATCAACGGCTACGGGGAGCGTACGGGCAACGCCGACCTCGTCTCCGTCGTCGCCAACCTGCAGCTCAAGCTCGGCCGCGAGGTGCTGCCGACCGGGTTCCTGAGCGAGGCGACCCGGGTGGCCCACGCGGTCGCCGAGGTGACCAACGTGCCGCCCGCGGGCCGGCAGCCCTACGTGGGCGCCTCCGCCTTCACCCACAAGGCCGGGCTGCACGCCTCCGCGATCAAGGTCGACCCCGACCTCTACCAGCACATGGACCCGGCCGGGGTCGGCAACGACATGCGGCTGCTGGTCTCCGACATGGCCGGGCGGGCCTCGATCGAGCTCAAGGGCCGCGAGCTCGGCTACGACCTCTCCGACGACCGCGACCTGGTCACCCGGGTGACCGACCGGGTGAAGGCGCTGGAGGAGCAGGGCTACACCTTCGAGGCGGCCGACGCCTCCTTCGAGCTGCTCCTGATCGAGGAGGTCGACGGCGTACGTCCCTCGTTCTTCGACGTCGAGTCCTGGCGGGTCATCTCCGAGGCTCGTGGCGGCGGCCCGGAGACGGCCTCGACCACCGAGGCGATCGTGAAGATCCACGCCGACGGCGTACGTCACGTCTCCACGGGAGAGGGGAACGGTCCCGTCAACGCGCTCGACCAGGCACTGCGGGCCGCGATCACGCGTGCCTTCCCGGTCGTCGCCGACTTCGACCTGATCGACTTCAAGGTGCGGATCTTCGACCAGGGGCACGGCACCGACGCGAAGACGCGGGTACTGATCGAGACCTCCGACGGCGTGACCTCGTGGACGACGGTCGGCGTCGGGTCGAACGTGATCGAGGCGTCCTGGGAGGCGCTGGTCGACGGCCTGACCTTCGGCCTGCGCCGGCATGTGGGCGAGACCACACCCGCGGAGGCCGCTGTCACGGAATGA
- a CDS encoding energy-coupling factor ABC transporter ATP-binding protein has translation MPEIRFEAAEIRVESPDLGGSRTILQPTTLSLTEQRIGIVGSNGSGKSTLARLINGLVLPSAGSVTVDGLDVARQGAAVRRRVGFTFTDPAAQLVMPTCVEDVELSLRRTVKDRIRRKQVALETLARFGLSERAEVSVHALSGGQRQLLALAGVLATSPDVLVTDEPTTLLDLRNTRMVGDLLFSLPQQLVLVTHDLDLVRRCDRVLVVEDGRVCYDGDADAAVKHYVRTVSEG, from the coding sequence GTGCCTGAGATCCGCTTCGAGGCCGCCGAGATCCGGGTCGAGTCCCCGGATCTCGGCGGCTCACGCACCATCCTGCAGCCGACCACGCTGTCCCTGACCGAGCAGCGCATCGGGATCGTCGGCAGCAACGGCTCGGGCAAGTCGACCCTCGCCCGTCTCATCAACGGGCTGGTGCTGCCGAGCGCCGGGAGCGTCACCGTCGACGGCCTCGACGTGGCCCGGCAGGGCGCTGCGGTGCGCCGCCGCGTCGGGTTCACCTTCACCGATCCCGCCGCCCAGCTGGTGATGCCGACCTGTGTCGAGGACGTCGAGCTGTCGCTGCGCCGGACCGTGAAGGACCGCATACGCCGCAAGCAGGTCGCCCTCGAGACCCTGGCCCGCTTCGGGCTCTCCGAACGCGCCGAGGTCAGCGTGCATGCGCTCTCCGGTGGCCAGCGTCAGCTGCTCGCCCTGGCCGGGGTGCTCGCCACCTCGCCGGACGTGCTGGTCACCGACGAGCCGACCACGCTGCTCGACCTGCGCAACACCCGGATGGTCGGCGACCTGCTCTTCTCGCTGCCGCAGCAGCTGGTCCTCGTCACCCACGACCTCGACCTCGTACGCCGCTGCGACCGCGTCCTCGTCGTCGAGGACGGCCGGGTCTGCTACGACGGCGACGCCGACGCCGCGGTCAAGCACTACGTGAGGACGGTGAGCGAGGGATGA
- a CDS encoding CbiQ family ECF transporter T component: MSMTVGLYRPGDTVLHRLPVGAKLLGLAVISVSIVVLRGPLLAVGFLALALVLALVGRLDLAATARALRAVLVIAVLVALLQWWLFTLPRAVESLLDLVSLALVALTLTVTTPTTEILDAVVRWIRPLRGVGIDPDRVALTISMAIQALPGTLTLAQETRDAARARGLGRSPRAYLTPFVIRVVARAHETGDALKARGLGD; encoded by the coding sequence ATGAGCATGACGGTCGGGCTCTATCGCCCCGGCGACACCGTGCTCCACCGGCTGCCGGTGGGTGCCAAACTGCTCGGCCTGGCCGTCATCAGCGTCTCGATCGTGGTGCTGCGCGGGCCACTCCTCGCGGTCGGCTTCCTCGCGCTCGCTCTCGTCCTCGCCCTCGTCGGCCGGCTCGACCTGGCCGCCACCGCACGGGCGCTCCGCGCCGTACTCGTCATCGCCGTGTTGGTCGCGCTCCTGCAGTGGTGGCTGTTCACCTTGCCTCGGGCCGTGGAGTCCCTGCTCGACCTGGTCTCCCTCGCCCTGGTCGCGCTCACCCTGACCGTGACCACGCCGACCACCGAGATCCTCGACGCCGTGGTCCGTTGGATCCGCCCGCTGCGCGGCGTCGGGATCGACCCGGATCGCGTCGCCCTCACCATCTCGATGGCGATCCAGGCCCTGCCCGGCACCCTCACCCTCGCCCAGGAGACCCGCGACGCCGCCCGCGCCCGCGGCCTCGGCCGCTCCCCCAGGGCCTACCTCACCCCCTTCGTCATCCGCGTCGTCGCCCGCGCCCACGAGACCGGCGACGCCCTCAAGGCCCGCGGCCTCGGCGACTGA
- a CDS encoding alpha/beta fold hydrolase has product MAILPRPRHTAASIATTVGAAAGNVAHSFLYGGLADIRPMPRTLIDDGTRRELYHYRPVAGEIPEGDPVLLVTPLAAPAICYDLRRGCSVVEHLVETNRPTYLVEYGEVNFADRSLGIEHWISHVVPEAIRSVSEHAGGRPVHVVGWSLGGIFTMLAAADSPDLPIASLAVLGSPCDVRQVPLIAPLRPLLNLPPGNLVTTAYQAFGGAPKPLVRWAFQLSSVDKMFTKPVAKLSNLADREFLAQLEAVDRFTDNIIAYPGRTFGQLYHHFFRTNALFSGQIDLSEDHSVYLRDVKQPTLVVAGANDGIGPVASVRPLVDLLTGADELRFEIVPGGHLGLLTGRAARETTWPLLDEWFAQHD; this is encoded by the coding sequence ATCGCCACCACGGTCGGCGCCGCGGCGGGGAACGTCGCACACTCTTTCCTCTACGGCGGGCTCGCCGACATCCGACCGATGCCGCGCACGCTGATCGACGACGGCACCCGGCGCGAGCTCTACCACTACCGTCCGGTGGCCGGTGAGATCCCCGAGGGCGACCCGGTGCTGCTGGTGACGCCGCTGGCCGCGCCCGCGATCTGCTACGACCTGCGGCGCGGCTGCTCGGTCGTCGAGCACCTGGTGGAGACGAACCGGCCGACCTACCTGGTCGAGTACGGCGAGGTGAACTTCGCCGACCGCAGCCTGGGCATCGAGCACTGGATCTCCCACGTCGTGCCCGAGGCGATCCGGTCGGTGTCCGAGCACGCCGGCGGGCGGCCGGTGCACGTGGTCGGCTGGTCCCTGGGCGGGATCTTCACCATGCTCGCCGCGGCCGACTCCCCCGACCTCCCGATCGCCTCGCTCGCAGTGCTCGGCTCGCCCTGCGACGTACGTCAGGTGCCGTTGATCGCGCCCCTGCGGCCGCTGCTCAACCTGCCTCCGGGCAACCTGGTCACCACCGCCTACCAGGCCTTCGGGGGCGCCCCGAAGCCGCTGGTCAGGTGGGCGTTCCAGCTCTCCTCGGTCGACAAGATGTTCACCAAGCCGGTGGCGAAGCTGTCCAACCTGGCCGACCGCGAGTTCCTCGCCCAGCTCGAGGCGGTCGACCGGTTCACCGACAACATCATCGCCTACCCGGGGCGTACGTTCGGGCAGCTCTACCACCACTTCTTCCGCACCAACGCGCTGTTCAGCGGGCAGATCGACCTCAGTGAGGATCACTCCGTCTATCTGCGCGACGTCAAGCAGCCCACCCTCGTCGTCGCGGGCGCCAACGACGGCATCGGTCCGGTCGCCTCCGTGCGGCCGCTGGTCGACCTGCTCACCGGGGCCGACGAGCTCCGCTTCGAGATCGTCCCCGGCGGCCATCTCGGTCTGCTCACCGGCCGCGCCGCCCGCGAGACCACCTGGCCGCTGCTGGATGAGTGGTTCGCTCAGCACGACTGA
- a CDS encoding pentapeptide repeat-containing protein: MSNPPVEATDEHFRNEDWYAADLTGARFVDCVFTDVDLTEATTSAALFENCVFHGGRFNASTHAGSAFVGCEFRRTNFFDATFDGCKLSGTEFSGCTLRPLKVTGGVWRGVSLRGANLARLDLSGLDLRDADLSLADLTDAVLRDAQLGGATVQETTLHGADLRGADLDRVDLTAASLRGTKLDLAGAVMLAELHGAEVDSA; this comes from the coding sequence ATGTCGAACCCACCCGTCGAGGCGACCGACGAGCACTTCCGCAACGAGGACTGGTACGCCGCCGACCTCACCGGCGCGCGGTTCGTCGACTGCGTCTTCACCGACGTCGACCTGACCGAGGCGACGACATCGGCGGCGCTCTTCGAGAACTGCGTCTTCCACGGGGGCCGGTTCAACGCCTCGACCCACGCCGGCTCGGCGTTCGTCGGCTGTGAGTTCCGACGGACGAACTTCTTCGACGCGACCTTCGACGGCTGCAAGCTCAGTGGCACCGAGTTCTCCGGCTGCACGCTGCGGCCGCTGAAAGTGACCGGCGGCGTGTGGCGAGGGGTGTCGCTGCGCGGGGCCAACCTCGCCCGGCTCGATCTGTCCGGGCTCGACCTGCGCGACGCCGACCTGTCGCTGGCCGACCTCACCGATGCCGTGCTGCGAGACGCGCAGCTCGGCGGGGCCACGGTCCAGGAGACGACGCTGCACGGCGCCGATCTCCGCGGCGCCGATCTCGACCGCGTCGACCTCACCGCCGCATCGCTGCGCGGCACGAAGCTCGACCTCGCCGGCGCCGTGATGCTCGCCGAGCTGCACGGCGCGGAGGTCGACTCGGCCTGA
- a CDS encoding amidase, protein MAELHDLTALEQGELLHRCEVSPGELAEHYLDRIARLDDVGAFVTVAEERISTCARELAVKPVGASPLWGVPTAIKDLNLTRGVRTTFGSAAFADFVPDVSDNVTLSIEAAGMISLGKTNTPEFGSPCYTEPDVAPPAVTPWDRTRIAGGSSGGAAAAVAAGLVPVAQGSDGGGSIRIPASCCGLVGLKPTRGRISPSPMYGDAAGLATAGPIARTVRDAAAFLDVLAGRRTGDPFWAPEEQLPFLDACDRPPGRLRIARFIEPLIAPTTVDPECVTAWENASTLLESLGHEIIDIPRPLPVEAVAVFETVWSVGTAMSVVNLTPDQRSQIRPLTRWLTERGEAVSGPEFGLAIAELRRFAAVALEALAPYDAVLTPTLATPPPKVGAIRDDADPARDFQAQKEFTPWTSAWNVTGMPAISLPLHWTPSGLPVGVMLAARPAEEPLLLSLAAQIEDAALWDHRLPPGW, encoded by the coding sequence GTGGCCGAGCTTCATGATCTGACCGCCCTGGAACAGGGAGAGCTGCTACATCGGTGCGAGGTCTCCCCGGGGGAGCTCGCCGAGCACTATCTCGACAGGATCGCCCGGCTCGACGACGTGGGCGCCTTCGTCACCGTGGCCGAGGAGCGGATCTCGACGTGTGCCCGTGAGCTCGCGGTCAAGCCGGTCGGCGCCTCACCGCTCTGGGGCGTACCCACCGCGATCAAGGACCTCAACCTCACCCGCGGGGTGCGTACGACCTTCGGGTCGGCGGCCTTCGCCGACTTCGTCCCCGACGTCTCCGACAACGTGACGCTCTCGATCGAGGCGGCCGGGATGATCTCGCTCGGGAAGACCAACACCCCCGAGTTCGGCTCGCCCTGCTACACCGAACCGGACGTGGCGCCGCCCGCCGTCACCCCCTGGGACCGTACGCGGATCGCCGGTGGTTCCTCCGGAGGTGCCGCGGCGGCGGTGGCCGCCGGGCTCGTGCCGGTCGCGCAGGGCTCCGACGGTGGCGGCTCTATCCGGATCCCGGCCTCGTGCTGCGGCCTGGTCGGCCTGAAGCCGACCCGCGGGCGGATCTCGCCGTCTCCGATGTACGGCGACGCGGCCGGTCTCGCCACCGCCGGCCCGATCGCCCGGACGGTGCGGGACGCGGCGGCCTTCCTCGACGTGCTCGCGGGGCGGCGTACGGGTGACCCGTTCTGGGCCCCGGAGGAGCAGCTCCCGTTCCTGGACGCCTGCGATCGGCCGCCGGGGCGGCTGCGCATCGCCCGGTTCATCGAACCGCTGATCGCCCCGACCACGGTCGACCCCGAGTGCGTCACTGCCTGGGAGAACGCCTCCACGCTGCTGGAGTCGCTGGGCCACGAGATCATCGACATCCCGCGGCCACTGCCGGTCGAGGCGGTCGCGGTCTTCGAGACGGTCTGGTCCGTCGGGACCGCCATGTCGGTGGTCAATCTGACCCCTGACCAGCGGTCTCAGATCCGGCCCTTGACCCGATGGCTCACCGAGCGCGGCGAGGCGGTCAGCGGACCGGAGTTCGGCCTGGCGATCGCGGAGCTGCGCCGGTTCGCGGCGGTGGCGCTCGAGGCGCTGGCCCCCTACGACGCCGTGCTCACCCCGACGCTCGCCACCCCGCCGCCGAAGGTCGGCGCGATCCGGGACGACGCCGACCCGGCGCGCGACTTCCAGGCCCAGAAGGAGTTCACCCCCTGGACCTCGGCCTGGAACGTCACCGGCATGCCCGCCATCTCCCTACCCCTCCACTGGACCCCCTCCGGTCTCCCGGTCGGCGTCATGCTCGCCGCCCGCCCCGCCGAGGAGCCCCTCCTGCTCTCCCTCGCGGCCCAGATCGAGGACGCGGCACTCTGGGACCACCGCCTCCCGCCCGGCTGGTAA
- a CDS encoding biotin transporter BioY: MTESPTSTDKTPAAKASRLDTTDLALIAAFAALIAVCSYLAAIPMGGAGVPLTLQGFALLLTGALLGPLRGTAAVVLYLVLGVAGLPVFAGHASGPGVFVGVTGGYLWSFPIMVLAVGLLVKYVLRARRTNPLLVFAACVVGVVINHVGGIIGMAIVLRVGLPEAAAFDAPYWIGDFIKAAVAAVVASQVHRAFPKLLARRA, translated from the coding sequence ATGACCGAGTCCCCCACCAGCACGGACAAGACCCCCGCGGCCAAGGCGTCGCGTCTGGACACCACCGACCTCGCGCTGATCGCCGCGTTCGCGGCCCTGATCGCGGTCTGCTCCTACCTCGCGGCCATCCCGATGGGCGGCGCCGGCGTCCCGCTGACGCTGCAGGGTTTCGCGCTGCTGCTGACCGGCGCCCTGCTGGGCCCGCTGCGCGGCACGGCCGCGGTGGTGCTCTACCTGGTCCTCGGCGTCGCCGGCCTCCCGGTCTTCGCCGGCCACGCCTCCGGTCCCGGCGTCTTCGTCGGGGTGACGGGCGGCTACCTGTGGTCGTTCCCGATCATGGTGCTGGCTGTCGGCCTGCTCGTGAAGTACGTCCTGCGCGCCCGCCGCACCAACCCCCTCCTCGTCTTCGCCGCCTGCGTCGTGGGCGTCGTGATCAACCACGTCGGCGGCATCATCGGGATGGCCATCGTGCTCCGCGTCGGTCTGCCCGAGGCCGCGGCGTTCGACGCTCCCTACTGGATCGGCGACTTCATCAAGGCCGCCGTCGCCGCGGTCGTCGCCTCCCAGGTCCACCGCGCCTTCCCGAAGCTGCTCGCCCGACGTGCCTGA
- a CDS encoding NAD(P)H-dependent oxidoreductase, whose translation MTDTRIAVLVGSLRADSINRKLAEKLVAEAPEGVVLEIVDGLAELPFFNEDLEADPGEAVTQFRKVIDAADRVLIVTPEYNGTMPAVINNAIDWLSRPYAAGVLKGKVLSVVGVAPTPYGAKWSHADAARSAAIGGAIVVEDAIVSQPVHEIDVFTDADAQARFREAVEKLAGFEPAAA comes from the coding sequence GTGACCGACACCCGCATCGCCGTACTCGTTGGCAGCCTCCGCGCCGACTCCATCAACCGCAAGCTCGCCGAGAAGCTCGTCGCCGAGGCGCCTGAGGGTGTCGTGCTGGAGATCGTCGACGGGCTCGCGGAGCTGCCGTTCTTCAACGAGGACCTCGAGGCCGACCCGGGCGAGGCCGTGACCCAGTTCCGCAAGGTGATCGACGCGGCCGACCGCGTGCTCATCGTGACGCCGGAGTACAACGGCACCATGCCCGCCGTGATCAACAACGCGATCGACTGGCTCTCCCGTCCGTACGCCGCCGGCGTGCTCAAGGGCAAGGTCCTCTCCGTCGTCGGCGTCGCCCCGACGCCCTACGGCGCCAAGTGGTCCCACGCCGATGCCGCCCGCTCGGCCGCTATCGGTGGCGCCATCGTCGTCGAGGACGCCATCGTCTCCCAGCCCGTCCACGAGATCGACGTCTTCACCGACGCCGACGCCCAGGCCCGCTTCCGCGAGGCCGTCGAGAAGCTCGCGGGCTTCGAGCCCGCAGCCGCCTGA